From Dictyoglomus sp.:
TACAAAAGATGAAGCTAGAATTTGGGAAATAAGACAAAAAGTTGGTTTAGTTTTTCAAAATCCAGATAACCAAATTATAGGTATGACTGTAGAAGAGGATGTAGCTTTTGGTTGTGAAAATCTAGGATTATCTCCTAAAGAGATTGAGGAAAGGATAGAATTTGCTCTTTCTTCTGTAGGTATGAAAGAATATAGGAATTATCCTCCTCATTTATTATCTGGTGGACAAAAACAACGAGTTGCTATAGCTAGTGTCTTAGCAATGCTTCCTAAATATATCATTTTGGATGAACCTACAACTATGCTAGATCTTAAAGGGAGAAGAGAAATATTGAATATTATAAAAAACCTTTATGAAAAAGAAAAAATTTCTATAATATTAATTACCCACAACATGGAAGAGGTTATTTTAGCAGAAAAGGTTATAATATTAGATAATGGAGAAATGAAATTTATAGGAACCCCAAAAGAGGTTTTTACTTTATATTCTGAAATTATCA
This genomic window contains:
- a CDS encoding energy-coupling factor transporter ATPase, with amino-acid sequence MIELRKVTFVYRDEIIKEKVAIKNFNLEIPSPSFLAIVGANGSGKSTLARLINGLLIPTYGDVIVDGINTKDEARIWEIRQKVGLVFQNPDNQIIGMTVEEDVAFGCENLGLSPKEIEERIEFALSSVGMKEYRNYPPHLLSGGQKQRVAIASVLAMLPKYIILDEPTTMLDLKGRREILNIIKNLYEKEKISIILITHNMEEVILAEKVIILDNGEMKFIGTPKEVFTLYSEIIKWGLDLPLVTKLSKILKDKGADIYYPILTIEELKECL